A region of the Roseiflexus sp. RS-1 genome:
CGCTGACCGAGACGATGACTTTGGGTTGACCATCATCGGCTGTCTCTACCGCTGCCCGCACAGTGACCAACCCGCCGCGATGACTGAACTTGATCGCATTACTGACCAGATTCTGGATGATGCGACTTATCAATCCGAGATCGGCATAAATGTCAGGAACGTCTTCTTCGACCTCAGTGCGGATGGTGATCGCGCGATCCAGTGCAAGTGATGCCAGACGCTGGACGGAGTCGTGAATAATGTCGCGTATGTTGCCGATACAGCGCTCGATCGGCATGCGTCCTGCTTCGAGTCGACTGATATCGAGCAGCGTGTTAATCATATCCAGCATATTCGCTGCACTGGTGCTGGCGATCTGCAACACATGCCGCTGCTGATCGTTCAGTTTGCCCGGCACGCCGCGCATCATCAGTTCGATCGAGGCCATAACGCCAGAGAGCGGGCTGCGCAGATCATGGACGATCATGTGGGTCAGATCATGGCGCATGCGTTCTGCTTCTTTTGTGGCAGTAATGTCGCGCAAGACGAGCAGCACGCCGCCGTGACTATCACCGCTGCTCTGTGCGCGAAGCACCGACCATTCCAGGTGACGTAATTGACCGGATCTACCACTCAATTCGCCAGCAACGAACTGCGCGGTACCGGTCAGCACATCATCAATACCGCGCTGAAGCGCCGCACATTCTTCGGTTTCATATGCTGCTGCCTCGAACCAGCGCGACAGGAACGCATCGATCGGCAATCCATGGATGATGCTGGCATCGAGTGTTGTCAGATCGGAGAGGGCAGCATTCGCCACAGCGACGGTGCCATCCGTGTCGATCAACAGAATACCTTCGCGCGTCGATGCCAGAATTGACGCCATCTGGTCACGCGCTGTGCGGACCGCCATGAAGAGATCGATGCTTTCGATAGCGACCGCCGCCTGGGAGGCGAACAGGATCACCGTTTCACGGTCAGAAGGTTCGGGCAGGGCATTGGTATAGGCCACGCAGACACAGCCGAGGGTGCGCTGCGTTGCGCGTAATGGGACGATCAGCACGACACAACGCGGCGCGCGCCCCGGCGCTTCCGGGTCGGGCGGCAGCGTATCAGGACGACCGGTAGCGATAACCCGGTGAACGACGTTCAGCATGCGTTCATCGAGCGGCATGCGCAAGCCAATCGAGACAACCGGCCGCATGATCTCGCCATCGGGAAGCAGCGCCATTGCACCGATGGCGCCGGTCATCTCGGCGATGCCGCGCGCCGTCATGCTCAGTATTTCGTGCGGGCTGCGCAGTGTCGTGTTGATCGCCATACCGAACGCATTGAGCGCCGTCAGGCTGCGCAGGTGCTGTTGCAGTTGCTCGTTGGTGCGCGCCAGTTCCTGAGCGCGTCGCGCCAGCGCCTGGTCGATCTTCTGGAACTGGCGGGCGTTTTCCAGGGCAATAACGGCGTAATCCGCCAGCGCCTCGAGCAGACGCTGATCCTCGACCGTAAACGGTCGCAGATCGCGCCGGTTGAGCACTTCAATGACCCCTTCCACCCCCCCGACGCCGCGCAACGGTACAGCCAGCAGTGTGCGGGTCGTATATCCGGTCGAAAGATCCATCGACCGGTAGAAGCGCTCATCTGACTGCACATCATTGACGATCACCGATTGCCCGGTGGCGGCGACATACCCGGCAATACCGACGCCGCGCGGCAACCGTTGACCAAGGATCCGCTTCCCCACCTGACCGGTCGTATAGGCGAACACCATTTCGCCGGTATGATCGTCGGTCAGGAGCAACGAACTCTCCTCGGCGTCCAGCAGTTCGGTCACCTGCCGCAGAATAATGTCCGGCACCTGCTGCGGGTCGATCGACGATGTGATGATGCGACCGATGCGGTTCAGCACCAGCAGTTGCTGCGCCTGACGCTCAGCGCGCTCATACAGCCAGGCGCGGTCGAGCGCAACGGCGGCATGCGCTGCTATCGTCATCAGCAGGTTTACGTGTTCCTGGCGATAGACATACCCTGCGCGCGAACTCGCCAGCACAATGACGCCGATCAACCGGTCGTGCGCAATGAGGGGCACACCAACCCATGCCGGACCGGGGATCCGACCGTCGAGCATCTGCGGTTGCACGCCGCGCCGTTCGCACTCTTTCGCGTAATCGCTGACGCAGAGCGGTTGTCGTTCCCGAACCACCACTCCTGCAAGTCCGACATCTTTTGACCATCGCTCATTCGTGGGTTGTGGGCGTCCTTCGTGGATCAAATAAACCGGTTCGAGTTCCTCAGTCTGTGCATCGTACAGCGCAATCAGAAAGGTCGGGGCTTCGACGACACGCTGCACCACTGCGTGGATGGCGGTGAACAGTTGGGTGAGATCGAAGGCGCTGCTGATCAACCGCCCGATCTCGTTCAGCGTTTGCAACTGCGCCGCCTGATCGTCGCGCCGGCCGATATTGCCCAGCAGCGCAAGGGCAGGACCCGACTGCCCGGCAATCATCCGCAACAACGATTCGTGTTCCGGTGACCATGTCGGGTCGATCAGGCAGATCCAGCCGATCAAGGCGCGACGCGCGCGTAGCGGGGCAAAACAGATCATACCCGCTTCGCTCTGCGGTACAACGACGATCTCTCCTTCACGCAGCGCGGCGCGTTGGGTATCATCGGGTATGCGCACCGGTCCGACGCCGCGCAACAAACGCGGCTCGCCTGCCAGCAGAAGCGTGACCTGGCAATCGCGCGGCGCCAGGCTTCGCTCGATAGTGGTGACAACGCTCAGAATGCCCGCCTCAAGATTTGTTGCCTGAGACAGATCAACGCAGAGTCGTTGAATGATATCTGCACCGCCAATATCAAGTGCGAGCGTCTGGTTCATGAGCGGCTATTTCATATCCATGCACGTCTGTATTTACCGCTATTTTACCAGAGAGCGACGCTAAGGGCAACGAAGTCTCCTCCTTTGCACGTATGTCGTATGCATGCTATACTCACGCATTGTGGTATGAAGACAGTCTTGTGATGAACCATGAGCAGCGCATTTCGTACAGTCTGGTGGGAAGCGGGTCAGGTCTGCCTGATCGATCAGCGTTTGCTGCCGAATGAAACGAGAATTGTGCGCTGCGCCGCCGTCGAAGATGTCGCCTATGCCATCCGCACAATGCAGATCCGCGGCGCACCTGCGATTGGATGTGCGGCTGCGTATGGTATGGCGCTTGCTGCATGCAGCGCGGCACACGATGCCGTCGGTGATGTTGCGCGCATCTACGCACGTCTGGCGGAAGCGAAGGCGCTGCTCGATGCACAGCGCCCAACAGCGGTCAATCTCAGTTGGGCGACGCGACGCGTCCTGGAGCGCGCTCAAAGCCTGAACGACCCCTCCCCCCATGACGTCGCACAGCGTGTGCTCGAAGAAGCGCATGCCATCCTGGCGGAGGATCTGGCGATGTGCCACGCGATCGGGCGTCACGGCGTCGCGTTGATCCCGCCGCGAGGTCACGTGCTGACGCACTGCAACGCTGGCGGGCTGGCGACTGCCGGGTACGGCACCGCGCTGGCGCCTGTGCGCACTGCACACGAACAGGGTCGCCCGATCCATGTGTACGTCGATGAGACCCGTCCGTTTCTGCAAGGCGCGCGCCTGACCGCATGGGAATTGATCCAGGAACGTATCCCATTGACGCTGATCACCGATAACATGGCAGGATACTTTATGAAGCGCGGCGATATCGATTGT
Encoded here:
- a CDS encoding GAF domain-containing sensor histidine kinase gives rise to the protein MNQTLALDIGGADIIQRLCVDLSQATNLEAGILSVVTTIERSLAPRDCQVTLLLAGEPRLLRGVGPVRIPDDTQRAALREGEIVVVPQSEAGMICFAPLRARRALIGWICLIDPTWSPEHESLLRMIAGQSGPALALLGNIGRRDDQAAQLQTLNEIGRLISSAFDLTQLFTAIHAVVQRVVEAPTFLIALYDAQTEELEPVYLIHEGRPQPTNERWSKDVGLAGVVVRERQPLCVSDYAKECERRGVQPQMLDGRIPGPAWVGVPLIAHDRLIGVIVLASSRAGYVYRQEHVNLLMTIAAHAAVALDRAWLYERAERQAQQLLVLNRIGRIITSSIDPQQVPDIILRQVTELLDAEESSLLLTDDHTGEMVFAYTTGQVGKRILGQRLPRGVGIAGYVAATGQSVIVNDVQSDERFYRSMDLSTGYTTRTLLAVPLRGVGGVEGVIEVLNRRDLRPFTVEDQRLLEALADYAVIALENARQFQKIDQALARRAQELARTNEQLQQHLRSLTALNAFGMAINTTLRSPHEILSMTARGIAEMTGAIGAMALLPDGEIMRPVVSIGLRMPLDERMLNVVHRVIATGRPDTLPPDPEAPGRAPRCVVLIVPLRATQRTLGCVCVAYTNALPEPSDRETVILFASQAAVAIESIDLFMAVRTARDQMASILASTREGILLIDTDGTVAVANAALSDLTTLDASIIHGLPIDAFLSRWFEAAAYETEECAALQRGIDDVLTGTAQFVAGELSGRSGQLRHLEWSVLRAQSSGDSHGGVLLVLRDITATKEAERMRHDLTHMIVHDLRSPLSGVMASIELMMRGVPGKLNDQQRHVLQIASTSAANMLDMINTLLDISRLEAGRMPIERCIGNIRDIIHDSVQRLASLALDRAITIRTEVEEDVPDIYADLGLISRIIQNLVSNAIKFSHRGGLVTVRAAVETADDGQPKVIVSVSDQGVGIAPGDRERIFAKFSQVGERRGGTGLGLAFCRQAIEAHGERIWVNSELGRGSTFFFTIPVAS
- the mtnA gene encoding S-methyl-5-thioribose-1-phosphate isomerase; its protein translation is MSSAFRTVWWEAGQVCLIDQRLLPNETRIVRCAAVEDVAYAIRTMQIRGAPAIGCAAAYGMALAACSAAHDAVGDVARIYARLAEAKALLDAQRPTAVNLSWATRRVLERAQSLNDPSPHDVAQRVLEEAHAILAEDLAMCHAIGRHGVALIPPRGHVLTHCNAGGLATAGYGTALAPVRTAHEQGRPIHVYVDETRPFLQGARLTAWELIQERIPLTLITDNMAGYFMKRGDIDCVIVGADRIVANGDVANKIGTYSLAVLARAHRIPFYVAAPSSTIDCSLPNGDAIPIEERSSDEVTMLFGRRIAPEGVIAAHPAFDVTPADLVTAIITECGVIYPPFAGALQRSGPKRH